A section of the Tepidanaerobacter syntrophicus genome encodes:
- a CDS encoding ABC transporter permease: MSKYIARRVAVSIITFFGITIFVFFIANMAPGSPLDALLAEPGMTEADAARRAAALGIDKPIYIQYFNWVKALLHGDLGFSYRTFQKVTLMVAQRIGPTLLLTGSAILISYIFAIPLGIISSLRPYSLQDYMSTALAFLTAASPSFFLGMIFIYIFAVKLGWFPMGGMYESGVAGNFLSLLRHLVLPAVALALPQIGSTMRYVRSSMLEVLNEDYIRTAKAKGLRPKRVIWVHAFRNALIPVVTNFGSSLPFLIGGAVVTEQVFSWSGLGMLMVSSIGARDYPVIMGITVVVAIFVLIGNLIVDLLYGVLDPRIRYN; encoded by the coding sequence TTGAGCAAATACATAGCAAGGAGAGTAGCAGTTAGCATCATAACATTTTTTGGTATCACAATTTTTGTTTTTTTTATTGCAAATATGGCGCCCGGCTCACCGCTAGATGCTCTACTAGCTGAACCTGGAATGACTGAAGCGGATGCTGCTCGGCGTGCTGCTGCCCTTGGCATAGATAAGCCTATATACATTCAGTATTTCAACTGGGTAAAAGCATTACTTCACGGCGATCTCGGTTTTTCGTATCGGACATTTCAAAAAGTAACCTTGATGGTAGCCCAGCGCATTGGGCCTACATTGCTTCTGACGGGCAGTGCAATATTAATTTCATATATATTTGCGATTCCTCTTGGAATAATTTCATCACTTCGCCCTTATTCACTACAAGATTATATGTCAACTGCTCTTGCGTTTCTAACTGCCGCTTCACCTAGCTTCTTTTTGGGTATGATCTTTATTTATATTTTTGCGGTGAAATTGGGATGGTTTCCAATGGGCGGAATGTACGAATCGGGAGTTGCAGGAAACTTTTTGTCGCTTTTAAGGCATCTAGTGCTACCTGCAGTAGCCCTTGCCCTTCCCCAAATAGGAAGTACGATGAGATACGTACGCAGCAGTATGCTAGAAGTACTCAACGAAGACTATATCCGTACTGCGAAGGCAAAAGGCTTAAGACCCAAAAGAGTTATTTGGGTTCATGCTTTTCGGAATGCCTTAATACCGGTTGTCACAAATTTTGGGTCGTCACTGCCTTTTTTAATAGGCGGGGCAGTAGTAACGGAACAAGTATTTAGTTGGTCAGGTTTAGGGATGCTTATGGTTTCCTCAATAGGAGCAAGGGATTATCCTGTAATTATGGGAATTACTGTTGTTGTTGCTATATTTGTTTTAATTGGAAATCTTATAGTCGACTTGCTTTACGGAGTTCTTGACCCAAGGATTCGCTACAACTGA
- a CDS encoding ABC transporter substrate-binding protein, with translation MHKSKIIKLLCLFVVVGLLAGCVVGCGGGSNEKATPEQGSKTESSTAPVKHDVVTMVMTSAADTLNPYNISGNYGDVIFDQIFDRLVYVTASGKVLPRLADSWEMSSDYKVATFHLNKNVKWHDGEPFTADDVVFTAQLITNKDVVSNRRSYFSSIEGTDENGVAAEPSKIGVVAVDPYTLEIHFKTPTDINAFLQLDSTRIYILPKHLLKDADPAHLDADPYFQKPVGTGCCIFDKQVPGERYELTANKDYFLGTPNFNKMVIRVMDAASIVPGLMSGEVDLTSAQGEVPISDWPLLKDAKGIVPASVKSYGYQYMTINCSKEYFKDARVRRAFSMAINRKNIIDQLLFGEGVIAVGPMPPHHPYFNQAIAGDPYDPEGAKALLQEAGWDFNRELEFFVPTGNKVRENSATLIQQDLAAVGVKTKLQVMDFTTEINYLRQSKGDLGLLGGAGSIDPDDVRILLAPGTNMNFSHYDDPSLFELATEARNKPTFEERKPLYDELQKKLVEEMPYVWLYHANVLMAHRDIFENIPVEDFPNLNYAAYSWTFKE, from the coding sequence ATGCATAAAAGCAAGATCATTAAATTGCTCTGTTTGTTTGTTGTTGTAGGCTTATTAGCTGGCTGCGTTGTAGGCTGTGGCGGAGGATCGAATGAAAAAGCCACACCTGAGCAAGGTTCAAAGACAGAATCTTCAACTGCACCTGTAAAGCATGATGTTGTGACAATGGTTATGACTTCGGCTGCAGATACCTTAAATCCTTATAATATTAGCGGCAACTACGGAGACGTAATATTCGACCAGATTTTTGACCGGTTAGTGTATGTTACTGCATCGGGCAAAGTTCTTCCGAGATTAGCCGATAGCTGGGAAATGTCCAGCGATTATAAAGTTGCAACATTTCATCTTAATAAGAATGTAAAATGGCATGATGGAGAGCCTTTTACAGCTGACGATGTGGTATTTACGGCTCAATTAATAACAAACAAAGATGTAGTAAGCAACCGCAGAAGTTATTTTTCTAGCATTGAAGGTACTGACGAAAATGGTGTTGCAGCAGAACCGTCAAAAATTGGAGTTGTAGCAGTAGATCCTTATACCCTGGAAATACACTTCAAGACTCCTACTGATATTAATGCATTTTTGCAGCTAGATTCCACAAGAATATATATACTTCCTAAACATTTACTTAAAGATGCTGATCCTGCTCACTTAGACGCAGATCCTTATTTTCAAAAGCCGGTTGGCACAGGCTGCTGTATATTTGACAAACAGGTTCCTGGCGAGCGTTATGAATTAACTGCAAATAAAGATTACTTTTTAGGAACACCAAATTTTAACAAGATGGTTATTCGTGTGATGGACGCAGCAAGCATCGTACCTGGATTAATGAGTGGCGAAGTCGATCTTACGAGCGCCCAAGGAGAAGTTCCTATAAGTGATTGGCCACTTTTAAAAGATGCAAAGGGAATTGTTCCGGCAAGCGTAAAGAGTTATGGTTATCAATATATGACTATAAATTGCTCAAAGGAGTATTTCAAAGATGCTCGCGTTAGAAGAGCGTTTAGCATGGCAATAAACAGGAAAAATATTATAGATCAACTGCTTTTTGGCGAAGGTGTCATTGCTGTTGGCCCAATGCCTCCTCATCACCCCTATTTTAATCAGGCAATTGCAGGAGATCCATATGATCCTGAAGGAGCAAAAGCCCTTCTTCAAGAAGCCGGATGGGACTTTAACAGAGAACTTGAATTTTTTGTTCCAACAGGCAACAAAGTTCGTGAGAACTCTGCAACGCTGATTCAGCAAGATTTAGCTGCTGTTGGCGTTAAAACAAAGCTTCAAGTAATGGACTTTACAACTGAAATAAATTATCTGCGCCAGTCAAAGGGCGATTTAGGTTTACTAGGCGGTGCAGGTTCCATAGATCCAGATGATGTACGCATACTTCTTGCACCGGGAACAAATATGAATTTCTCACATTATGATGATCCATCGCTTTTTGAACTTGCTACAGAAGCGCGCAATAAACCCACATTTGAAGAACGCAAACCGCTTTATGATGAACTGCAAAAGAAGCTTGTGGAAGAGATGCCGTATGTATGGCTATATCATGCAAATGTATTGATGGCACATAGAGATATATTCGAAAATATTCCTGTAGAGGATTTTCCAAATTTAAATTATGCTGCATATTCTTGGACATTTAAAGAGTAA
- a CDS encoding GntR family transcriptional regulator: MLDTNIAMPLYHQIREIIRAEIERGTYKPNEQIPTEQELVEKYNASRITIRRAINDLVEEGLLVKKQGKGTFVAMPKIKREIIAVNSFSHRMREAGLVPGSRVLSMRITNSTPTIQKYLELGPEDQVIEIERLRLADNEPVMIEKTYLPYKEFPKVMEADISIGSLYKFLEEEYGVVPAKSKRSLEIVLSNKYEADLLHIRVGQPLFLLRAIVKSQDDKPIEYVKTLIRGDRFKFEI, encoded by the coding sequence ATAAGAGCAGAGATTGAAAGAGGCACCTATAAGCCGAACGAACAAATACCCACCGAACAAGAACTGGTAGAAAAATACAATGCAAGCCGAATTACAATAAGAAGAGCTATAAATGATTTGGTAGAGGAAGGGTTATTGGTAAAAAAGCAAGGCAAAGGAACATTCGTGGCTATGCCTAAAATAAAGCGGGAGATAATTGCGGTTAACAGTTTTAGCCATAGAATGCGTGAGGCTGGCCTGGTTCCGGGCTCAAGAGTTTTGAGCATGAGAATAACAAATTCAACTCCTACAATTCAAAAATATCTTGAACTGGGCCCCGAGGATCAGGTAATAGAAATTGAAAGGCTAAGACTTGCAGATAACGAACCTGTTATGATTGAAAAAACTTATCTTCCATATAAAGAGTTTCCAAAGGTAATGGAAGCAGATATAAGCATTGGCTCTCTTTATAAATTCCTGGAAGAAGAGTATGGTGTTGTGCCGGCAAAATCAAAACGCAGTCTTGAAATTGTTTTAAGCAATAAGTATGAGGCAGATCTGCTCCATATAAGAGTCGGCCAGCCTTTATTCCTGCTTCGCGCAATTGTTAAATCCCAGGATGATAAACCGATAGAATATGTTAAAACTCTTATTAGAGGCGATAGATTTAAATTCGAAATTTAA
- a CDS encoding ABC transporter permease — protein MSELQKKRNSYYTDVFKRFKRHKLAMFGIAMLTIIILAVLLLPMIFKLDPYTTMVAPALSRPSVKFILGTDATGRDNFARLLYGGRVSLLVGLASTFISIIIGVPLGLIAAYYRGIAEIVIMRIVDIFMSFPSMVLIMVLVSIMGPSIWSVTVVIGVLEWTQFARQIYGTALSIREKEYIEAARAVGASDFRIITRYILPNSIAPILIAATFRTAAAMLQESTLSFLGMGVQPPQASWGNILYNAQSIAILSTRPWMWVPAGILLILTVLSVNFVGDGLRDALDPKMKV, from the coding sequence ATGTCCGAATTACAGAAAAAGAGAAATTCATATTATACAGATGTTTTCAAGCGATTTAAACGTCACAAGCTAGCAATGTTTGGAATTGCAATGCTAACTATCATTATATTAGCTGTGTTGCTATTGCCTATGATATTTAAACTGGATCCATATACTACAATGGTTGCTCCGGCACTGTCGAGACCATCTGTAAAATTTATATTAGGAACTGACGCAACAGGACGGGACAATTTTGCGCGTTTGCTTTACGGTGGCCGCGTTTCTTTGTTGGTTGGGCTTGCCTCGACCTTTATTTCTATAATTATTGGAGTTCCTTTGGGACTTATTGCTGCTTATTATCGAGGAATTGCTGAAATAGTAATTATGAGAATTGTCGACATATTTATGTCTTTTCCTTCAATGGTGCTAATAATGGTTCTCGTATCAATTATGGGACCTTCTATTTGGTCAGTTACAGTCGTAATCGGTGTTCTTGAATGGACTCAATTTGCAAGACAGATTTATGGAACTGCTTTAAGTATAAGAGAAAAAGAATATATAGAAGCTGCGAGAGCAGTGGGAGCCAGCGATTTTCGTATTATTACACGCTATATTCTTCCAAATTCTATAGCTCCTATCCTTATTGCTGCTACTTTTAGAACAGCAGCTGCTATGCTGCAAGAGTCAACACTGAGCTTTCTCGGAATGGGTGTTCAGCCTCCCCAAGCTTCCTGGGGCAATATCTTATATAACGCTCAGTCTATTGCGATACTTTCTACAAGGCCGTGGATGTGGGTACCAGCGGGAATTCTCCTGATACTAACCGTACTTTCGGTAAATTTTGTAGGCGATGGCCTTAGAGATGCCCTTGACCCCAAGATGAAAGTATAG